A single region of the Montipora capricornis isolate CH-2021 chromosome 13, ASM3666992v2, whole genome shotgun sequence genome encodes:
- the LOC138030600 gene encoding NLR family CARD domain-containing protein 3-like, translating to MESVTQVLLHWLKQIGDSGAAALAKAVEINSTLTTLDLSYNEIGDSGVAALAKAVEINSTLTQLYLDSNKIGDPGAAALAKAVEINSTLTSLDLSYNEIGDSGAVALAKAMEINSSLTTLKLNRNGIGDSGAAAMAEAVEINSTLTSLDLSYNEIGDSGAAALAKAMRSNSTLTTLDLSYNEIGDSGAAALAKAVEINSTLTRLDLNSSRIGDSGAAALAKAVEINSTLTTLDLSCNEIGDSGAAALAKAVEINSTLTKLYFNRIGDSGAAALAKAVEINSTLTTLDLSSNEIGDSGAAALAKAVEINSTLTTWDFSDNEIGESGAAALTKVVKIN from the exons atggaatcggtgactcaggtgctgctgcactggctaaagca aatcggtgactcaggtgctgctgcactggctaaagcagtggaaatcaattcaacgctgacaacctTGGACTTGTCTTAcaatgaaatcggtgactcaggtgttgctgcactggctaaagcagtggaaatcaattcaacgctgacacagTTGTATTTAGATTCCAATAAAATCGGTGAcccaggtgctgctgcactggctaaagcagtggaaatcaattcaacgttGACATCGTTGGATTTGTCTTACAATGAAATCGGGGACTCGGGTGCTGTTGCACTagctaaagcaatggaaatcAATTCATCGCTGACAACCTTGAAGTTGAATAGGAATGGAATCGgcgactcaggtgctgctgcaatggctgaagcagtggaaatcaattcaacgttGACATCGTTGGATTTGTCTTACAATGAAATCGGggactcgggtgctgctgcactggctaaagcaatgAGAAgtaattcaacgctgacaaccttggatttgtcttacaatgaaatcggtgactcaggtgctgctgcactggctaaagcagtggaaatcaattcaacgctgacacgGTTGGATTTGAATTCCAGtagaatcggtgactcaggtgctgctgcactcgctaaagcagtggaaatcaattcaacgctgacaacctTGGATTTGTCTTGcaatgaaatcggtgactcaggtgctgctgcactggctaaagcagtggaaatcaattcaacgctgacaaagttgtattttaatagaatcggtgactcaggtgctgctgcactggctaaagcagtggaaatcaattcaacgctgacaacctTGGATTTGTCTAGCAATGAAAttggtgactcaggtgctgctgcactggctaaagcagtggaaatcaattcaacgctgacaacctGGGATTTTTCTGACAATGAAATCGGTGAGTCAGGTGCAGCTGCACTGACTAAAGTAGTGAAAATCAATTGA
- the LOC138029101 gene encoding NLR family CARD domain-containing protein 3-like, producing MSKRQGQKSVKDVVWKTVLQMYLGKKTNREHSDPDQAAAGTSTHSDQEQDAFGPVADFVDVIRELYKDREGWLSPFPWCEEFGFHLDNIFTRLKMVSRKKQRGVKTDSIVNMLEIFKPHEEHSQPKRVLIEGQPGMGKTTYCNKVAYDWAKNCKAEDSFPDFQVLLLLKCRDITSDLWEAIDDQLLPKDIKKEEREKFFTFVRDHQSKVLLVLDGLDELPSDYLPLYKEIIIGRMLSNCYLVVTARHEAGIKVRKCCHTLLEVEGFTEDAAEGFIRRYFKTKDHLAKKLLDKLDTDESLSGLTANPLNTALLCLLCEDFQGDLPEGKTLLYHEIVQCVLRRYRIKKELPKTDDDLTQLYHAELKHLGYIAWNGLLNDEMYFDDSAFRTGTRNLIPELGFLSAQAGRSKRRQSCCYGFLHKSFQEFFAALYLSCQLVNEEISPDNLVADTRFFHEFEQVLMFICGVLAQQCKAKAMALIASIARQINQSNEEDSDDYLWTALNCIEESEKEHGTFGKELARSLGSLLEIQGISFGQRIDHSGVRILSQAMAANSTVTELDLTFGRIGDTGAAALAKAVEINSTLTKLHLSDNGIGVSGAAALAKAVEINSTLTTLNLSDNVIGDSGAAALAKAVEINSTLTTLNLSDNVIGDSGAAALAKAVEINSTLTTLNLPSNRIGDSGTAALAKAVEINSTLTELDLNFNKIGDSGAAALAKAVEINSTLT from the exons ATGTCTAAACGGCAAGGTCAGAAGTCAGTAAAGGATGTTGTGTGGAAAACTGTTTTGCAAATGTACCTAGGCAAGAAAACGAACCGTGAACATTCTG ATCCTGACCAGGCAGCTGCGGGAACAAGCACTCACAGTGATCAGGAACAAG ATGCTTTTGGGCCAGTGGCTGACTTTGTCGACGTTATTCGAGAACTGTACAAAGATCGTGAAGGATGGCTTTCACCATTCCCGTGGTGCGAAGAGTTTGGATTCCATCTTGACAACATTTTTACCAGGCTTAAAATGGTCAGCAGGAAAAAACAACGAGGGGTAAAGACTGACTCCATTGTGAACATGTTGGAAATCTTCAAACCACACGAGGAACATTCACAACCCAAAAGAGTTTTGATTGAAGGACAACCAGGCATGGGAAAGACAACCTATTGTAACAAGGTTGCTTACGACTGGGCCAAGAACTGTAAAGCTGAAGATTCGTTTCCTGATTTCCaagtgttgctgttgttgaaatGCAGAGACATTACCTCTGACTTATGGGAGGCTATTGATGACCAGCTTTTACCGAAAGAcataaagaaagaagaaagagagaagttCTTTACCTTCGTTCGGGACCATCAGTCAAAGGTTTTGCTGGTACTTGATGGATTGGATGAGTTGCCAAGCGATTATTTACCCTTgtataaagaaataattatagGGAGAATGCTCTCAAACTGTTACTTAGTGGTTACAGCTCGCCACGAGGCTGGGATAAAAGTACGCAAATGCTGTCACACCCTGCTAGAGGTCGAAGGATTTACTGAAGACGCTGCTGAAGGTTTTATCCGAAGATATTTCAAAACCAAGGACCATCTGGCGAAAAAGCTCTTGGACAAGCTGGACACAGACGAAAGCCTTAGCGGACTAACTGCAAATCCATTAAATACAGCCCTTCTTTGCCTCCTTTGCGAAGACTTCCAAGGAGACTTGCCGGAAGGTAAAACTCTGCTTTACCACGAAATAGTGCAGTGTGTGCTGAGAAGGTATAGGATAAAGAAAGAATTACCAAAAACAGACGACGACCTAACGCAATTATACCACGCTGAATTAAAGCATCTTGGTTATATAGCGTGGAATGGCTTGCTCAATGATGAGATGTATTTCGACGACAGTGCATTCCGAACTGGTACCAGGAACTTAATACCTGAATTGGGATTTCTCTCGGCTCAGGCTGGACGCAGCAAACGAAGACAGAGCTGCTGCTATGGGTTTCTACACAAGAGCTTTCAGGAGTTCTTTGCTGCACTTTATCTCAGTTGCCAGCTTGTCAATGAGGAAATTAGTCCTGATAACTTAGTTGCTGACACAAGGTTTTTTCACGAGTTTGAACAGGTGCTTATGTTTATCTGTGGTGTCTTGGCTCAGCAGTGCAAGGCAAAAGCCATGGCACTTATTGCAAGTATAGCAAgacaaattaaccaatcaaatgagGAGGACAGTGATGACTACCTATGGACTGCGTTGAATTGTATCgaggaaagtgaaaaagaacaTGGTACCTTTGGAAAAGAATTGGCGCGTTCTCTTGGTTCGCTTCTTGAAATTCAGGGTATTTCGTTTGGACAGCGAATAGATCACAGTGGCGTTCGTATACTGTCTCAGGCAATGGCAGCAAACTCAACGGTGACAGAGTTGGATTTGACTTTTGGTCGAATTGGTGAcacaggtgctgctgcactggctaaagcagtggaaattaattcaacgctgacaaagttACATTTGTCTGACAATGGAATCGGTgtctcaggtgctgctgcactggctaaagcagtggaaatcaattcaacgctgacaacctTGAATTTGTCTGACAATgtaatcggtgactcaggtgctgctgcactggctaaagcagtggaaatcaattcaacgctgacaacctTGAATTTGTCTGACAATgtaatcggtgactcaggtgctgctgcactggctaaagcagtggaaatcaattcaacgctgacaacgTTGAATTTGCCTTCAAAtagaatcggtgactcaggtactgctgcactggctaaagcagtggaaatcaattcaacgctgacagagttggatttgaatttcaataaaatcggtgactcaggtgctgctgcactggctaaagcagtggaaatcaattcaacgctgacatag